From the genome of Streptomyces sp. SID8374:
ATCCCGCAGGCGAGCCCGGCTGAACAGGGTGTACTTCGTGGCGTCGTCGCTCACATCAACCTCTTACAACAGGGTGTTGTTCTGGTTGGACACGAGAAGCGTCGCACACGATGAACGCTGTGTCCATCTCCTGCAACAGTGAGATTCGGAACCGGCCATTGCGCCTATGCGCTCTGGCGCCGGTGTTGCATATCGTGGACACTCTGTTCGGCGCGTGAGATGACCTAGCGGCGCCACCAGGGGGGATGTCGGGCATTCCCCCTCAGTCACATGAACACCCGCGGGCTCATGACATGACACGGAGTGGCAGGATGAACCTCATGGCCGAACACGACGCACCCGCGCGGACGGACCTGTCCGACCTCGTGCGCGCCCGCAGGCAGGAGCTACGGCTCAGCCTCCGGGCCGTTCAGGACCGGACGGTTGACCCTGACACCGGCGAGCCCCAGGTGAAGTACAGCTGGATCGACCGCCTGGAAAAGGGGCAGCCGGTTATCCCGCCGCAGTACCCCCAGCTGCGCGCCCTCGCCTCCGCGCTGGAGCTGCCGCTCGGCCGGGTCCAGGACGCGGCCGGCAGCCAATTCTTCGGCATCGACGTGGTGTGGTCCGAGTCCAGCGACGCGCGCGCCTTGGTGCGCCGGGCGGACCGCATGACCCCGGAGCAGCTGGAGCAGCTGCGTCGCCTCATTGATGCCATCGCGCCACCGGAGTGACGCTCTGGCATATGCAGTGGCCTCAGCTTGTACGCGCGGTAATCCTTGCGCGCTCACGGTAGTCAGAAGCTGTTCAATGCGGCACCATTGCGGTCTGCCTGGCGGGCATGAGATTCCGGTAACCTGCACGAAGCTGGGGCGATCGAACTAGTGAGCGAATCCAGCGGAGGGCACACACGTGGGGGTCAGATGTCTGGCGGCGAAGTACAAACCGGGAGTGCCCGTATCGTGCTCAGCGATCTCGTACCCGATGGAAGGACCATGGTGGAGGTCGTGCGCGGTGGTGACACCGTGATCTGCGTCCGCCGCGGCGAAATGAGCGAAGCCCTGGTCGAGGAGTGGAACCAGCACCTGGCCCACGCCACCCGGTCCGGCTGTTGGCTACGCGCGGAGACAGGCGAGGAGCCTGCCGGTCGCCCACCCCTCTGAACTTCAAACAGCACGAGAAAGCAGCGCCCTTTAAGGGCGCCTTTTTCGTTGCTTCGATCTCGCCGTGGCGTGTGCGGTCCTCGGTGCGGCCGAGCGGATCGACCCCGCCTCCATCGCCGACGTGGTGATGATCGGCGAGCTGGGCCTGGACGGCCGGGTCCGTCCCGTACGGGGAGTGCTCCCGGCCGTCCTCGCGGCGGCCGAGGCCGGATACCAGCAGGTGGTCGTCCCCGAGCAGACGGCCGGGGAGGCCGCGCTGGTGCCGGGCGTCTCGGTCCTCGGCGTCCGGAGCCTGCGGCAGCTCATCGCCGTCCTCTGCGACGAACCGGTGCCCGAGGAGCCCGTCGACGACCGGGGGCGCCCCGACGCGATGCTCGCCGGACTGATGGTCCCGGGCACCGGCCTCGGCGCCGGCCTGGCCCCGGCCTCCGCACGCGGCGAGGGCCACACCCCGGACCTGGCGGACGTGGCGGGACAGCCGCGTCCCCGCAAAGCTCTGGAGGTGGCGGCGGCCGGGGGACACCATCTGCTGTTCTCGGGTCCGCCGGGCGCGGGCAAGACCATGCTGGCCGAGCGGCTCTCGGCGGTCCTGCCGCCACTGACCCGGCAGGAATCCCTCGAAGTGACGGCGGTCCACTCCGTGGCGGGCATCCTCCCCCCGGGTGAACCGCTCGTCTCCCGGGCGCCGTACTGCGCCCCGCACCACTCGGCGACGATGCAGTCACTGGTGGGCGGCGGCAACGGGATGCCGAGGCCGGGAGCGGTCTCGCTGGCCCACCGCGGAGTGCTCTTCCTGGACGAGGCCCCGGAGTTCTCGGGCAAGGCCCTGGACGCGCTGCGGCAGCCGCTGGAGTCGGGCCATGTGGTGGTGGCGCGGGCGGCGGGGGTGGTGCGGCTGCCGGCCCGGTTCCTGATGGTGTTGGCCGCCAACCCGTGCCCCTGCGGGCGCCACACCCTCACCGGCGCGGGCTGCGAGTGCCCGCCCTCGGTGGTCCGCCGCTACCAGGCGCGCCTGTCCGGCCCCCTCCTGGACCGGGTGGACCTGCGGGTCGAGGTGGAGCCGGTCGACCGCGCGGACCTGCTGGAACAGGGCGGCCGGGGCGAGCCCACGGCGGTGGTGGCCGCACGGGTTCGGGAGGCCAGGGCGCGGGCGGCGGAGCGGCTGGCCGGGACGCCGTGGACGACCAACAGCGAGGTCCCCGGCCATGAGCTGCGGACCCGCCTGCTGGCGGCCCCCGGGGCGCTGGCGGCGGCGGAAC
Proteins encoded in this window:
- a CDS encoding helix-turn-helix domain-containing protein — encoded protein: MNLMAEHDAPARTDLSDLVRARRQELRLSLRAVQDRTVDPDTGEPQVKYSWIDRLEKGQPVIPPQYPQLRALASALELPLGRVQDAAGSQFFGIDVVWSESSDARALVRRADRMTPEQLEQLRRLIDAIAPPE